A single Flavobacterium sp. 1 DNA region contains:
- the cyoE gene encoding heme o synthase: MSTTSNPTSFKSIYIDFKAITKAGLAISVVFSSIAGYVLGFNDTNSFSLLVLLKLAIGGYCMVGASNAYNQVIEKDLDALMDRTKNRPVASGRMSPRLALVVASLLTLLGIALLYTINPKSAMFGAISIFLYTSIYTPLKTVTPLSVFVGAFPGAIPFMLGWVAATNEFGIEAGTLFLIQFFWQFPHFWAIGWFLYEDYEKAGFFMLPTGKKDKGTSLQIILYSVWLIIASLLPALGYTGRLFISPIAAVLVLFLGLWVLFYAVRLYQIKTAKAARTLMLVSVSYITLLQLVYIVDKFLR, translated from the coding sequence TTGAGTACAACATCAAACCCTACTTCGTTCAAATCTATTTATATTGATTTTAAAGCAATTACAAAGGCTGGTTTGGCTATAAGTGTTGTTTTTTCTTCAATTGCTGGTTATGTTCTTGGTTTTAATGATACCAATTCATTTAGTTTACTCGTTTTGCTAAAACTTGCTATAGGCGGATATTGTATGGTTGGTGCTTCCAATGCTTATAATCAGGTTATAGAAAAAGATTTAGATGCTTTGATGGACCGTACCAAAAATCGTCCTGTGGCATCTGGAAGAATGTCTCCACGTTTGGCTTTGGTTGTAGCAAGTCTGCTTACTCTTTTGGGTATAGCTTTGCTTTACACGATAAATCCAAAATCGGCGATGTTTGGAGCGATTTCCATCTTTTTATATACCAGTATTTATACACCGCTTAAAACTGTAACTCCTCTTTCTGTTTTTGTTGGTGCTTTTCCTGGAGCGATCCCTTTTATGTTAGGTTGGGTTGCTGCGACTAACGAGTTTGGAATAGAAGCAGGAACTTTGTTTTTGATTCAGTTTTTCTGGCAGTTCCCTCATTTTTGGGCAATCGGCTGGTTTTTATACGAGGATTATGAAAAAGCAGGTTTTTTTATGCTGCCAACAGGCAAGAAAGATAAAGGAACTTCACTGCAGATTATTTTATACAGCGTTTGGTTAATAATTGCGTCATTATTACCTGCTTTGGGCTATACTGGACGTTTGTTTATTTCGCCAATAGCGGCGGTTTTAGTATTGTTTCTTGGATTATGGGTGCTGTTTTATGCAGTTCGCCTGTATCAGATAAAAACAGCGAAAGCTGCACGGACATTAATGTTAGTTAGTGTTTCGTATATAACGTTATTACAATTAGTATATATAGTAGATAAATTTTTAAGATAA
- a CDS encoding cytochrome C oxidase subunit IV family protein has product MSHAHEHVSNTKRIWTVFGILSLITTVEVAFGIIRPDVLYMHNFLTMSLLNWFFIILTLVKAYYIVWAFMHMEGEKSSLRNAVVFPLIFLVCYLLFILLTEGDYVFEVFKNSTIKWNF; this is encoded by the coding sequence ATGTCACACGCACACGAACATGTTTCTAACACAAAAAGAATTTGGACTGTTTTTGGTATCCTTTCTTTAATCACAACTGTTGAGGTTGCTTTTGGTATCATTAGACCAGATGTTTTATATATGCACAATTTTTTGACAATGAGTTTGTTAAACTGGTTTTTTATCATATTAACATTAGTTAAAGCTTATTATATTGTATGGGCTTTTATGCACATGGAAGGCGAAAAAAGCTCATTAAGAAATGCAGTTGTTTTTCCCTTAATTTTCTTAGTTTGTTATTTGCTTTTTATTCTGTTAACAGAAGGAGATTATGTATTTGAGGTTTTTAAAAATTCTACAATTAAATGGAATTTTTAA
- the gcvH gene encoding glycine cleavage system protein GcvH, which produces MSIPANLKYTKDHEWVSLEGDIATVGITHFAQKELGDIVYVEVETLDQTLDKDEVFGTVEAVKTVSDLFLPLSGEIIAFNDALESTPESVNADPYGDGWMIKVKISNPSEIEELLSDEAYKELIGA; this is translated from the coding sequence ATGAGCATACCAGCAAATTTAAAGTACACAAAAGATCACGAATGGGTAAGTCTTGAAGGCGATATTGCAACCGTGGGAATTACACATTTTGCGCAAAAAGAATTAGGAGATATTGTATATGTTGAGGTTGAAACATTAGATCAGACTTTGGATAAAGATGAGGTTTTTGGTACGGTTGAGGCTGTAAAAACTGTATCTGATTTATTTCTTCCGTTATCTGGAGAAATTATTGCTTTCAATGATGCTTTAGAAAGTACTCCTGAAAGTGTAAATGCTGATCCTTATGGTGATGGATGGATGATTAAGGTAAAAATTTCTAATCCTTCTGAAATAGAAGAATTGCTTTCGGATGAAGCATATAAAGAGCTTATAGGTGCCTAA
- the deoC gene encoding deoxyribose-phosphate aldolase, with amino-acid sequence MNIKNYLDSTYLKTNSQAGLSENENEAVAQGFIQEAIDEEFKLIMIRPERVALAKKMIVDADSKVLIGTVIDFPEGTSSIAKKLDEALECIQNGADELDYVCNYEAFKAGDVDSVKDEILKGTQLGLDNNKTVKWIIEVAALNDKLIAELTTLIRNVVVANFKSEVYNSVFVKSSTGFYKTENDLPNGATVASITIMLQNAAPLLVKAAGGVRTYKEAVEMIELGVKRIGTSGAKAIANGEETSSKY; translated from the coding sequence ATGAATATTAAAAATTATTTAGATTCTACCTATTTAAAAACGAACAGTCAGGCTGGTTTAAGTGAAAACGAAAATGAAGCTGTGGCACAAGGTTTTATTCAAGAAGCTATAGACGAAGAATTTAAGTTAATAATGATTCGTCCGGAGAGGGTTGCTTTGGCAAAAAAAATGATCGTTGATGCTGATTCAAAAGTTTTAATAGGGACTGTTATTGATTTCCCGGAAGGAACATCTTCTATAGCCAAAAAGCTAGATGAAGCCCTTGAATGCATTCAAAATGGAGCTGACGAATTAGATTACGTTTGTAATTATGAAGCTTTTAAGGCTGGTGATGTTGATTCGGTTAAAGATGAAATTTTAAAAGGGACTCAGCTTGGACTTGATAATAATAAAACGGTAAAATGGATTATTGAAGTAGCGGCACTTAATGATAAACTAATTGCTGAATTAACTACATTGATTAGAAATGTGGTGGTTGCCAATTTTAAATCAGAAGTATATAATTCTGTTTTTGTAAAATCATCAACAGGTTTTTATAAAACAGAAAATGATCTGCCTAATGGTGCTACTGTTGCTTCAATTACAATAATGCTTCAAAATGCGGCACCGCTTCTGGTAAAAGCAGCTGGCGGCGTACGGACTTATAAAGAAGCTGTAGAAATGATTGAGCTTGGAGTGAAACGTATAGGCACATCGGGAGCTAAAGCTATTGCAAACGGAGAAGAAACTTCTTCGAAATATTGA
- a CDS encoding gliding motility protein RemB, with product MIKKALTFLLIFSAFVINAQTPSNKASESLDERFPVFLNCKNLEHQDLENCFYNEVQQLVYNNFKVPEKLKQNQYKGTVKVLFEVSDSGKFKVLFVTSNNEELIIETKRVFGDFPTIDPPTYNGNPTYSKFNLSIAIPLLSPEEIAAVAKAKKENINVNAGLTELDSIVYKRFDNPQFTSHLNIPFSHSYYAEFDEEMNKVGSNNHTASKPYTYSEVEKYYNFQKVNASLMKNKTSWWGRKTWNENLAEIQGEGYWFAVNFLFNVQGGISNPSKSDYTYVNTRALNFKGGLGSRFNFTTTFYESQGRFADYYNVYANSIKPSGGNPAIVPGIGIAKQYNTDSYDFPLADANISYNAAKFLDLQLGYGKNFIGDGYRSLLLSDGSSPYPFFKINANFWKIKYTVDYIWLKDVRPEVTVDKTYASKYAVNHYLSWNASNRLNLGFFESVVWTNTNGRGFDANFVNPIVFYRAVEFSSSSKSGNALLGLTSKYKWNNQVNLYAQLLIDEFSTGDIFAGKGSWKNKLGYQFGTKYFKAFNVDNLTLQLEFNHVRPYVYSHSEPITNYAHNNQSLGHQWGGNFQELVLLGYYNKDRFYANTKFTIGTRGFDFADSGAKSNYGGNIYRDYDENRYADTGVKVGQGNKTSIFIADVQVGYLVNPATNFKFFGNFLFRNFDPTANTAAVFKEQTTWFTVGFRSDVFNWYFDY from the coding sequence ATGATTAAAAAAGCACTAACTTTTCTTTTAATTTTTTCTGCATTTGTAATAAATGCACAAACTCCGAGTAATAAGGCTTCAGAATCTTTGGATGAACGATTTCCTGTTTTTTTAAATTGTAAAAATTTAGAACATCAGGATTTAGAAAATTGTTTTTATAATGAAGTGCAGCAATTAGTGTATAATAATTTTAAAGTACCTGAAAAATTGAAGCAAAATCAATATAAAGGTACTGTAAAAGTGCTTTTTGAAGTTAGTGATTCTGGGAAGTTTAAGGTCTTATTTGTGACTTCAAATAACGAGGAGCTAATAATTGAAACAAAAAGAGTTTTTGGAGACTTTCCGACTATTGATCCTCCAACTTATAACGGTAATCCAACTTATTCGAAATTTAATCTAAGTATTGCGATACCACTATTATCTCCCGAAGAAATTGCCGCTGTTGCAAAAGCTAAAAAGGAAAATATCAATGTCAATGCTGGTTTAACAGAATTAGACAGTATTGTTTACAAGCGTTTTGATAATCCTCAATTTACAAGTCATTTAAATATTCCTTTTTCTCATAGTTATTATGCTGAATTTGATGAGGAAATGAATAAAGTAGGGAGTAATAATCATACAGCCTCAAAGCCTTACACTTATTCTGAGGTGGAGAAATATTATAATTTTCAAAAAGTCAATGCTAGTTTAATGAAAAATAAAACGAGCTGGTGGGGACGAAAAACGTGGAATGAAAATTTAGCAGAAATTCAAGGAGAAGGGTATTGGTTTGCTGTGAATTTTTTATTTAATGTTCAAGGCGGAATTTCTAATCCTAGTAAAAGTGATTACACTTATGTAAATACAAGAGCTCTTAATTTTAAAGGAGGTTTGGGATCTCGTTTTAATTTCACGACGACTTTTTATGAAAGTCAAGGGCGTTTTGCCGATTATTATAACGTGTATGCTAATTCGATAAAGCCATCAGGGGGGAATCCTGCAATTGTTCCAGGGATAGGTATTGCTAAACAATACAATACAGATTCTTATGATTTTCCTTTGGCAGATGCCAATATTTCATATAATGCGGCTAAGTTTTTAGATCTGCAGTTGGGTTATGGCAAAAATTTTATTGGAGACGGCTATCGTTCTTTATTATTAAGTGACGGAAGCAGTCCTTATCCTTTTTTTAAGATTAATGCCAATTTTTGGAAAATAAAATATACTGTTGACTATATATGGCTAAAGGATGTGCGTCCCGAAGTTACAGTAGACAAAACTTATGCTTCAAAATATGCCGTGAATCATTATTTGAGCTGGAATGCATCCAATAGACTGAACTTAGGCTTCTTTGAATCCGTAGTTTGGACCAATACAAATGGAAGAGGTTTTGATGCTAATTTTGTAAATCCAATTGTGTTTTATCGTGCTGTTGAGTTTTCTTCTTCTTCCAAAAGCGGTAATGCTCTTTTGGGACTGACTTCTAAATACAAATGGAATAATCAGGTCAATCTTTATGCACAGCTTCTTATTGATGAGTTTTCTACGGGGGATATTTTTGCAGGAAAAGGAAGCTGGAAAAATAAATTAGGTTATCAGTTTGGGACAAAATATTTCAAGGCTTTTAATGTTGATAATTTAACCCTGCAGCTAGAGTTTAATCATGTACGCCCTTATGTGTACTCCCATAGTGAGCCAATTACCAATTATGCTCATAACAACCAGAGTTTGGGTCACCAATGGGGAGGGAATTTTCAGGAATTGGTTTTGTTAGGATATTATAATAAAGACCGATTTTATGCTAATACTAAGTTTACAATTGGCACTCGCGGTTTCGATTTTGCAGATTCAGGAGCTAAATCTAATTATGGCGGAAATATTTATAGAGACTATGATGAAAATAGATATGCTGACACTGGGGTCAAAGTTGGACAGGGAAATAAAACAAGTATTTTTATTGCCGATGTTCAAGTGGGTTATCTAGTTAATCCAGCTACAAATTTTAAATTTTTTGGTAATTTTTTATTTAGAAATTTTGATCCAACAGCTAATACTGCAGCTGTTTTTAAAGAACAGACAACTTGGTTTACTGTTGGGTTTAGATCAGATGTGTTTAATTGGTATTTTGATTATTAG
- a CDS encoding cytochrome c oxidase subunit 3: MEVSMTAEDYKSRTARSYKLILLFAMVSMTMMFAGLTSAYVVSQSRADWLKDFQLPSAFYFSTAAILGCSITFHLAKKAIQKDNQSKTTALLLATLVLGILFVILQFVGFGQIVENGYYFTGSASSITTTFLYIVVIVHLLHLAGGMISLLVIIYNHFKQKYNSTQTLGIELGAMYWHFLDFLWVYLFLFLYFFK, encoded by the coding sequence ATGGAAGTTTCAATGACAGCCGAAGATTATAAATCAAGAACGGCAAGATCGTATAAGCTGATTTTGTTGTTCGCCATGGTGAGCATGACAATGATGTTTGCAGGTCTTACGAGTGCCTATGTTGTAAGTCAGTCAAGAGCAGACTGGCTGAAGGATTTTCAATTGCCCTCAGCTTTTTATTTTAGTACAGCAGCTATTTTAGGATGCAGCATTACTTTTCACTTAGCTAAAAAAGCAATTCAAAAAGACAATCAAAGCAAGACAACCGCACTGCTTTTAGCTACACTGGTTTTGGGTATTTTGTTTGTGATATTACAGTTCGTTGGTTTTGGGCAGATAGTCGAAAATGGTTATTATTTTACAGGAAGTGCCAGTTCTATTACTACAACATTTTTGTATATTGTAGTAATTGTACATTTGCTTCACTTGGCTGGCGGTATGATATCATTGTTGGTTATTATTTATAATCATTTTAAACAAAAATATAATTCAACACAAACTCTTGGAATAGAACTAGGTGCAATGTATTGGCACTTTCTTGATTTCTTGTGGGTTTATTTATTTTTATTTTTATATTTCTTTAAATAA
- a CDS encoding cytochrome c oxidase subunit 3, with translation MGATVTTANNEKTWGGGNEPMGASYGKLMMWFFIVSDALTFSGFLAAYGFSRFKFIETWPLADEVFTHFPFLHGVSAPMYYVALMTFILIFSSVTMVLAVDAGHQMKKDKVALYMFLTIIGGLIFVGSQAWEWKNFIKGEYGAVETTGGSLLQFVDKEGHRVALEDFAAKLPVEREHLSRAKAKWFMEESSIPSYTVAEVQAGFKAHPDVLVRIETLNKNKEKIVLSREESQARLNQAKLVIEGANLTHNEYGSKLFADFFFFITGFHGFHVFSGIVINIIIFFNVLLGTYEKRGSYGMVEKVGLYWHFVDLVWVFVFTFFYLV, from the coding sequence ATGGGAGCGACAGTTACTACTGCAAATAATGAAAAAACTTGGGGAGGCGGAAATGAGCCAATGGGAGCAAGTTATGGTAAATTGATGATGTGGTTTTTTATCGTATCAGATGCCTTAACGTTCTCGGGATTTTTAGCAGCTTACGGGTTTTCTAGATTTAAATTTATTGAAACTTGGCCTTTGGCCGATGAGGTGTTTACGCACTTTCCATTTTTGCATGGTGTTTCAGCACCTATGTATTATGTGGCATTAATGACTTTTATTTTGATTTTCTCGTCTGTAACAATGGTTTTGGCTGTTGATGCAGGGCATCAAATGAAAAAGGATAAAGTAGCCCTTTATATGTTTTTAACAATTATTGGAGGTCTTATTTTCGTTGGTTCTCAAGCTTGGGAATGGAAAAACTTTATCAAAGGTGAATATGGCGCTGTTGAAACAACTGGGGGAAGTTTACTTCAGTTTGTTGATAAAGAAGGACACCGAGTTGCTTTAGAAGATTTTGCTGCTAAATTACCTGTTGAAAGAGAGCATTTATCTAGAGCTAAAGCTAAATGGTTTATGGAAGAATCTTCTATTCCTAGTTATACTGTAGCTGAGGTTCAAGCTGGTTTTAAAGCTCATCCTGATGTTTTGGTTAGAATTGAAACGCTGAACAAGAACAAAGAAAAAATTGTACTTTCAAGAGAAGAATCTCAAGCGCGTTTGAATCAGGCTAAATTGGTAATTGAGGGTGCTAATCTGACTCATAATGAATATGGAAGTAAGCTTTTTGCTGATTTCTTTTTCTTTATCACTGGTTTCCACGGATTCCACGTATTTTCAGGTATAGTAATTAATATTATTATTTTCTTTAATGTTCTTTTAGGAACTTATGAGAAAAGAGGCAGTTATGGAATGGTTGAAAAAGTGGGGTTATATTGGCACTTTGTTGATTTAGTTTGGGTATTTGTATTCACATTCTTCTATTTAGTTTAA
- a CDS encoding VanZ family protein — protein sequence MPKYILFLVALFWAGVIAYFCLVKSSDLPVVNIPGIDKCIHTFFHFVFTFVWFLFFRKQFKFKYDLKPLMLSLLFSFVFGILIEILQELFTITRHADVADVLANLTGAVLAVLSVLICNKFNVLKSILKN from the coding sequence GTGCCTAAATATATTCTGTTTTTAGTTGCTTTGTTTTGGGCAGGAGTAATAGCTTATTTTTGCTTGGTAAAATCTAGCGACCTTCCAGTTGTAAATATTCCGGGTATTGATAAATGTATTCATACTTTTTTTCATTTCGTGTTTACTTTCGTTTGGTTTTTGTTTTTTAGGAAGCAGTTTAAATTTAAATACGATTTGAAACCTTTAATGCTTTCGTTATTATTTTCGTTTGTATTTGGAATATTAATCGAGATATTGCAGGAATTGTTTACGATAACAAGGCATGCTGATGTTGCAGATGTTTTGGCCAATTTAACAGGAGCTGTATTGGCTGTTTTATCAGTGCTGATTTGTAATAAATTCAATGTTTTAAAATCAATATTAAAAAATTAA
- a CDS encoding SCO family protein, giving the protein MLKNKSYIGISFIVLVFGIYAIPKIVDRVQNNSIVQGDRLDKVGGSKEVDQKLVKVGSAPKFELVNQDNVKISNDFYKGKVYVLEFFFATCPSICPKMNANMVTLQNTFFGNPNFGIASITIDPEHDTPAVLKEHAELLGAKSANWNFLTGDKEYIYNLSNKGFNIYVGENSKVRGGFEHSGLFALIDKNGNIRCRKDDYGNPILYYDGLEKKGVREIQQDIQALLKE; this is encoded by the coding sequence ATGCTGAAAAATAAGTCGTATATAGGAATTTCTTTTATTGTACTGGTTTTTGGAATATACGCTATTCCGAAAATTGTTGATAGAGTACAGAATAACAGTATTGTTCAAGGAGATCGTCTGGATAAAGTTGGCGGTTCTAAAGAAGTAGATCAAAAGTTGGTTAAAGTTGGTTCTGCTCCAAAATTTGAACTTGTAAATCAGGACAATGTAAAGATTTCGAATGATTTCTATAAAGGCAAAGTGTATGTTTTAGAGTTTTTCTTCGCCACTTGCCCTTCTATTTGTCCTAAGATGAATGCTAATATGGTGACGCTGCAAAATACATTCTTTGGGAATCCAAATTTTGGTATTGCTTCAATAACTATAGATCCAGAACATGATACACCAGCTGTTTTAAAAGAACATGCCGAATTGCTGGGTGCAAAATCAGCTAATTGGAATTTCCTGACAGGTGACAAAGAGTACATCTACAATTTGTCGAATAAAGGTTTCAATATTTATGTGGGTGAAAACAGTAAAGTTCGAGGAGGTTTTGAACATTCTGGTCTTTTTGCTTTGATTGACAAAAATGGTAACATCAGATGCAGAAAAGATGATTATGGAAATCCTATTTTGTATTATGACGGTTTAGAGAAAAAAGGAGTTAGAGAAATTCAGCAGGATATTCAGGCTTTGCTAAAAGAATAA